The Acidobacteriota bacterium genome has a segment encoding these proteins:
- a CDS encoding type II toxin-antitoxin system Phd/YefM family antitoxin: MDSVGAFEAKTHLSDLLDRVRQGEKITITRHGVPAAMLVPVEEKGTRLTHQGVVKGMRALRKRIKPDRMSIREMVSAGRRF, encoded by the coding sequence ATGGACTCGGTGGGAGCCTTTGAGGCCAAGACACATCTCTCTGACCTGTTGGACCGGGTAAGGCAGGGCGAAAAAATCACGATCACGCGCCACGGCGTTCCGGCTGCCATGCTGGTTCCTGTCGAAGAGAAGGGGACCAGATTAACGCACCAGGGAGTTGTGAAGGGCATGCGCGCTCTGCGGAAGCGGATTAAACCCGATCGCATGAGCATCCGCGAGATGGTGAGCGCAGGGCGGCGATTTTGA